Within Xiphias gladius isolate SHS-SW01 ecotype Sanya breed wild chromosome 14, ASM1685928v1, whole genome shotgun sequence, the genomic segment ACACCACCTTCGGACGTTGATCACTAGGATCCAGTGATGTATAAAAAGCATTAGAGCTGTTGACAGAACTTTTTATGACAGAAGACAGGAGCGGCAATGGCTGGAGGGTCTAATTTCATTTGGATCCCCCTGCTTCTCACCTGCATAGTTCAAGCTTCTGACAACAAACATGTTAAGAACTGTAAGTCATCCatattatatacagttagtGAGCAGCGAATAGAATGGAAATATTTGAAACCCTGACAATAACATTCAGTTGATTGTTGATGgtgatttttctctgttttctcagtCCCTCCGGAGGTCACTCCTTTAATCCGTCACACAGGAAATTCAGAGATGGACCAAATTTTTCGACAGATCCCAGTGAGTCCCCAAAACTGTTGCTTATCGAATGAGATATATGCATTTATGTAACAATTTGTGCAGTCGGCATAGTTCTATACACTGCCTTCAACCTTGTTTACCTCAGATAAGAATACCAGAAGGAACTGATCCCAGGAATATAAATGTCACGGTATGTAATGAATACTTTTCAAGGTTATGCGTATCTTCTGTGATTTGTTGTTACTATTCTAACTCATCAAGATTCAAAAGTCTTGTATTTGTCTCCTCTTATATTTATGTCAAGTAATTCACTAGGTTTTGCTCTCTTACAGTTAATCACTGTCAAAACCTGTACTGGTAAGTGGTTCTTTATACCTACGCAGTACCTAACAATATTTGCACGTCAAACAAATCATACAGCAATTGTTACTGGTTTGGCATCAGTGCACATAGTGGGTGGGGGTTGACAGTAATGACTATAACGCTGTATAGACATAGTGTGACATTATACACTCCTTTGTTTTGCTGACTTGAAATTCAATATTGCCACCATACCTTGTCAGATATGAAGGAACATTTGAAATTACTGAACAGCCAACTTCAGCTGACAACTCTCCGCAACACCCAACTAGGCAAGTATTCATCCTTTGAGGTCTTGAGGTGTATTACCGATTAGGACTGGCGGGGCTTACTGTTGCTCTGATACGCTGTGCCCTCAACACTTTCTGGCAGATGGGGAAGCCTTTGGGTTGACGAGGGAAGTCCGACAGCTGAAACTGCAGCTCGCCACGTGCAGTTCCACAGCCTCAGCTGTGACCGGCTGTAAGCTTTTCATTGTAAACCCCGCTCTACGTCAATTGTTTTGCACATGTGGAGGTGATGCAactaaagaaaatgttaaaatgggtCTCTTGATTCCTTGACAGCTTATAAAACCCATCTGCACAATAAAATGAATCAGCTGCTGGATTCATTTGATAGTGACACATCTCTGAGTAAGTTTACCAGACTACAAccactctttttttgtttattgttcttCAGTGCATGTCACAGTTTAGATCCTTCATCATATGGTAACGCAAAGGTGTGTGTCCCCCCTACCCCCCAGTTCTGAAAATCATTGCACTCACTAGGGAggtgaaaatattaaagaagAAGATCATGCTTTCTGCTAATTCTACCGAAACTACTGAAATCGGAGGTAAGTGTTGTTTTGATGGCTTTGCTCCACATCTGCTGGCAAAGTCTTTGTAATTTAACGCTACAATATTCTTTTACTGTCAATACACTCCAGTATCACAGCCTGACACTTTCAAAGCTAATCCTGTTGGGAGCTTCCGTGtgaatggctttttttttttttttcaggtaaaTGTCTTTGAGTGAAAGTGTGTCATATGTAACTTGTGTCCTGCAGTGCTACAGAACAAGCTGCAAGAGAAGATTAATGAACTGAATGGAAAGACGCGGCAAATTGGAGGAAGCAACCCAAACGCAGCACTCAGTACGGGCATTTTGAAAATTCTCGACATTTACGGAAAAGCTGAGCAGAAGATACCGATCCCTCTAAGTAAATTTACGCAGTGGAGATTGGTTGTGAATTGactgttatttgtgtgtgttcagttctTCAGATCGCGTCACTGCAAAACGACATCTGGGATTTAGAACAGGAGGAATCGAGTGGAGGAGATGCTAATCTTCAGCAGCGCATTGTCGGTAAATTGCTGCCTGCTTGACTGAAAACTTTGCATTCTAAGCTCCAAAAATTGCCTGTCTATGATTCGGGCAGTGCATTTGAAGCAAGACCATATAACTTTTGAAACGagaaacaatacattttttggaaTTCTTTAGCAATAAAACGCACTCTTGCTCAGCTCAGTTCACTTGGGGGTTTTGCTGCCCCGACCCTACTTGGTCTGGTTTGACCACTGACTTATGGCAGCAAAcgttagctaatgttagtaaACAGAAGGGAAATGATGCTGTGTGAGGCACGTTGCCGCGGCAGTTTGCGGACTTTGTGCTACTAACGGTAGCTTAGCATTTTAGTGAAACGGTTTTTAGcgaaatttagctcaggttaGCTTAAACTACTCATTTTAGCTCAAGTGAGCTAAATTTAGTAGCCTGCGAGTAAGTTACGCGTTTAGCACGCTCTCATAACTGCCATTTGTTACAGTCTTGCTTTAACATCACGTCACTTTATATCCTCtttctgtttagttttgtaggaatccatgtttttttcattttatttctgtttttatggttCTTTTCCTGCTTAATCAATTTCACTTCATCAGCTCTACAAGAGGCACTGGACAGGAAGATCGGTGAGCTGCGGGAAAAAGAAGACGCCAACTCAGCCGGTCAGTACATCTCTCCACATCTGTTAATATCTCCTTTATAATTAAGAATATTAACAAATCAGGATCTAACATTTTGTGACTCATATTCTCTGGTGGTCCTCCAGTACTGGAGCTGATTTCTCTGCACAGTAAGACTGCAGCGACACAGAGACTCATCAGTGTCCACATTGCGAAATCCAGAACTAATGATGCTGGTGAGCCTCTAAACGTTGTGTCTTGACAACTCCCTGTGTTGTAGATCCTGTCCTTTCTCATATGTGACCCTTATACTTGTTTTCTAGAGCTGCAGGATGGCttcattcttgttttctttttcagattaCCAGAGGCAAATGAGAAGAAGCATTGAACTCCTTAAAAAGAAGATTGTACAATTGAATCGAGATGAAAATAACGCAGAACTTAGTAAGTGTGCAGCTcgacaaaatgttttttttttcttgttgtgatTGTGTTTACTGCAGCATTAATGTCacatcctctttcttttttctccagccAAGGAAATTTTGATTTTGCAGACTGAAGTGGAGCATTTTAGACAGTTATTGTTAAACACCAGAAAGATAACTGATGTCCGAATTAAAGGTGAATGATCCTAGAGCTCTATGAAACTTGATTTACTTAAATTTATTAAATGGAAAGTCACACATGTGCTCATTTAATGTGAGATTATGAAacaattaacaataaaaaatagttcacaatattaatataaaatataacaataattattatatttattcgAACAGCAAAGTCAGAAAAGCataaattcttgtttttttcatcctaGAGCTAAGAGTTGttttggaggaggagaagaaaaagctaGAAATCTTACAGAAAGAACTAGAGGAAACAGAGTATGCCCAGTCACAACTGAGTAAGTATAAGTATGAAAAAGAGGCAGACTGATCTCTACATTTATGCATTATAACTATAGCTTAGCATGAGGAGTTGAATATAATACAATTATTATATGCTTacatataatacaaaaaaaatagtCAATTCTACCCTTGGTTGAATCctttctattttaaatattgtaattccacaaggaaaaagaaaacccatATATGGCATACACATATCACCTTCAAAAGTCAAAGTCTGAAcattgaaatctttttttttttttactcttaccAGTCATCAAGATCCTCATCATAATGAAAGATATGAGAGAGCTGCAGAATGATGAGCAAGAGCAGACACCAACAAGCCAAGCCACCAGTGAGTCCTCCTCTACAAATTCTGTTGTTAAATTCCTGCAGAAAAGCAGCTAGTATCACCGTAATGCATTTTTCTCTGAAGACTGTCCATTAATATTTACACTAAGCTACCAAGGAAATACATTTCTGTGCCCATCTCTGTACATTTCTGTACCTTCTTATGATATGGTATAATCATGGTGTCAACATGATCCTATCATTTTTGTTCTGTTACTTTTTCCGTCACATTAAGTGTGTGACAGTTTCGGCTGACTGTACATTACACTGTTTTTAATAAGCTCTTCAGGCTCTGCTTCAAACCAAAGAAAGGGAATATGCCAAAGCTCAGGCTGACATACAGGGTGAGTCTTTTTATTCTTCTAAgtaatgttttttctgaaagATTCATGGTAAAATTTCAGGTGAGAGCTTTGATGACCTGACttcattttttccaaatcacagagctgcagaggaaaCTGAACTTAAAGAGTGAACAATGCTCTGGACTTGAGGAAAGATATACAAGTAAGCTATAAATATGACTTCAGTTAAAGGCTCCAGGGATTCATGTTTTAGTGTCAGGTCTGACTtattttatgtgtctgtttctATCAGACGTAAAGGCTGAATTGGACGTGAAGATTGCAGAACTGAACAGAACCGGAGAATCCAAACCAGCGCTCAGTGAGTAAAATCTCGGCACTTTCAATGGGAGGGGTCTGCTGCTCAAGCTCTCGCGCGAATCTTTGTTTCAGAATAATATACCAATgatgtttgctctgtttttctggGTCAGTTCTGACCGTGATAACCCTGTATGATGAGCAGAACACTCTGAGGGATCTGATCTCTACAACAAAAGACCCAGACATTATCCCACGTGAGTAACACAGTGAACATTTGATACTACACCTATGTATCTGTATTAACCATTTAGTTTTGCATTGAGAAATGTCTGTTCTCTAAAGTGATTCTCTCAATTATCTCTGCTTCTCTTTATCCccctcacagagctgcagaggcagctggaggagaaggaagacGAAATTAACTCCAAGACTGCAGACTTAGAGAGAGTGATCGCCAACCCCAAATTAAGTGAGCTCATTGATTTTATCCTCCTTGATGATCTTCTGAGTCACCGTTCAAGTcctaatcattattatttttaaagtaaacttATTTAGTCATTCTCTGAATTTGGTACAAGTGATTTACAGCCTTGGACCAGGCGTGGGGGTctcttaatgttttttaatgtactgtagcttTCTGGTCTCAGATTAAACCACTACTAATCACCGCTGAATTGCTCCTGAAATTCTAATGCGCTCGTAAAAAATGCCCCATATGCAGTCCCACTCACTAATTGTGTTATTAGCTCTTTCcttattaaaacacacactaatTAAACACAGCCTCAGAGTGTAAATTGAATGAAAGCCGCTGCTGACCCAGAGATTCCACCCTGTTGTAAACCATGGCCACAAAAAAGCATTATTAGACAGGgtaatacaaatgaaaatgaggtTACTCAAAACTAGATAAGATTTGATAAAAAGCATTAATTATAGGTTTAATCAGATCCCAGAAGGTCAGAGAGAAGCTTCACTTGACGCCTCAGACTTTTCTGTGGTTTGCTAAAATATGCAtgactttatatttattttccatgcaGTTTGAGGTTATCAACAATGTTATCTACCACTAGTGCCAGGAGTGTGAAAAAATAGAGACTAGTCAGTAGTAGCATTGAGGAAACAAATGTAGGACAACTGTGGCTGAGAGTGGCTCCCAGTCTGATACAAAAAGCTAAAATGGTGTGAGAGACAAAGGACACTTCAGGGAAAAATTGTTGCAATGAACAGCACTAAACTGTCTTGAATCGCAAGACTGACTTCTGATATATGCAAACTCACTGCATGTCTGGTTCTTTCAGTTTTAGAAATCATTGAGCTGCAGAATGAAATCTGGGACCTTCAGAAAAAGGCTACCAATGGGAACACAAGTAACCGTGTAAAAGGTTAGTCTGTTTTAAATGCCAGTTTAACAGTCGAGAGTGAAATTATTTGACAGTCAAGTCAGAAATGACTAAATGTAATTCACTTCATTCCCAGAGTTGCAGGCCAGAGTGGACAACCTCCTCAGTGAAATTGATGGCAGCGGCGACGGAAACACAAAACTCTGTGAGTTTGAAATAACTGAGAGAAGTTCTTTACAGTCTTCTTACAGTATCCCTGGGAGTATATTACATTTTTGCTCTCTCCATTGTTTTGCGCTTCAGTGCTGAAAATTGTGACACTGCAGAATCAGgtgaagcagctgcagaggCAGTTGTCAGACCTCCAGACGGTAAAATCCAATCAGCTAACCCGTAAGTATCTCCAACTACATTTTACAAATACCCCCCTCTCTACAACTGACACACTATTCACAGTCAGATGATTTACAGCTGGATGCACTTATCTATCGAGtacaacagcagacagagaaagtgaagtCGAATCTGGATTTTCTACACAGAAGCGATTACACTCTTGcattttgtaactttctgaTTTGTCTCAGAGCTCAGAAATGAACTTACAACTAAGGAGGAGGAACTGCAGGCATATGTCAATGAGCTCAATGAGAAGAATCAGACAAACGCCAGGTTGAGTAAGTAAAGAGGGAACACGGTGTCTACATTTTTATCAAGAAATACAGCAGTTTAAAATTCATTTCTATATAATTTGATTTCGGTGTTCCTCAGTTCTGACAGTCACTGATCTGCACAACCAACTTAGAAACCTAGAAGAAGAACGGCGCAATGATAACACAACATCTTCTTTAACAATGACTCGTAAGTATCTCATTTTCATCTATGATCGCTGAATTAACTAAATAACATTTAGCTGTTTGATAACCTCAAGCAAAACTGATTCATCTAGAGCTGAGGGACCAACTGAGGGCAAAAAAGATGGAGCACTCTCGTGATAAGGCTGAAATCAACAGTAAGTCTCGATTGTTGTAGAATATTTAggttattgcaaaaaaaaaaaaaattcactaattttatattacattgttttaaataaGCTCTTAAGAGTCAGCTTCATggtaaagaaatggaaaatggcaTTGCTCGGGCTCAGCTCAGAGGTGAGTTGATTTTTCCTGAATAAGATTGTTGTAATCAAGACTGAAGGGAGACTTTTGATGACCTGGCTTTCTCTTTTTATAcaacagagctgcagaggaaactgaaattaaaGAGTGAACAATGCTCTGGACTTGAGGAAAGATATACAAGTAAGCTATAAATATGACTTCAGTTAAAGGCTCCAGGGATTCATGTTTTAGTGTCAGCTGTGACTtattttatgtgtctgtttctATCAGACGTAAAGGCTGAATTGGACGTGAAGATTGCAGAACTGAACAGAACCGGAGAATCCAAACCAGCGCTCAGTGAGTAAAATCTCGGCACTTTCAATGGGAGGGGTCTGCTGCTCAAGCTCTCGCACGAATCTTTGTTTCAGAATAATATACCAATgatgtttgctctgtttttctggGTCAGTTCTGACCGTGATAACCCTGTATGATGAGCAGAACACTCTGAGGGATCTGATCTCTACAACAAAAGACCCAGACATTATCCCACGTGAGTAACACAGTGAACATTTGATACTACACCTATGTATCTGTATTAACCATTTAGTTTTGCATTGAGAAATGTCTGTTCTCTAAAGTGATTCTCTCAATTATCTCTGCTTCTCTTTATCCccctcacagagctgcagaggcagctggaggagaaggaagacGAAATTAACTCCAAGACTGCAGACTTAGAGAGAGTGATCGCCAACCCCGAACAAGGTAAGGACACAGCGATACACTGCGGGTCATAGCTGAAGACCCAGAAACTTCAAATCTGTTATCAGATTTGTCACTGCCTAAAATATCTAGTTTGTTGCTGCTCAGTTTGACACATTTGATACCTGTATACAGTGAATAGAGGAACAGACATGAGACCCGACTCTAGCAAGCACCTCTGTAAAAACAATTGTTGTGTGTAATGGGGGTGTTATAGCAACCGCTCAAACCAAAGTTTGAAATTATTAGGCTACAGATCTGCAATCATCACTAAAGTGAATTACTAATTCATGACAATCTTTTAAACACTGCAACCacattgaaaaaatgaattcagttgCTCTTTTTTCTAAATACCTAATCAAAACTTTCATTTCTCTGtaatttgttcatatttattgtaactCCAGTACACCATCTTTAGACTGAGACAGATGATTATTACTGTTTCTGTGATCGCAATTTGAGCCTGTAGTATGCAATAAGTCTGACAGTCAGTACTTAactgaaagttttctttaatATGTAAGGTAATATGTCTCTGAGTGAGCAAAATTATTTCATACAACTCAACATTTTCAAGATGACTTgtgtttaattgtatttatttattttaaaaatagaattttgggatttttttttttgtactatgTCCTAATAGGAAATCAAGACTTCATTAGTGTATCAGAATTtcgaaataaaaataaaagggttTCCAATTTCTCAAACACAAGTATCCAACTCTGTGATAAATTCACAAACCGTgattattttacttgttttttttctttgtgttttatgatTAAGTTATAGTTATAATTCATTATCGTTTAAGTATAAATACTGTTTGATTCCAAATTGGCATAGATTACACAATTATGGAGCAATAAATGAAGTGAGTAGGAATTAAATCATGTTGAGGACTGGTAAAACTGCTTTCTGAGGCAGTAAACCCAGTCAAGATTACTGCTtgtctgtttcagttttaaaagtcATTGAGCTGCAGAATGAAATCTGGGACCTTCAGAAAAAGGCTACCAATGGGAACACAAGTAACCGTGTAAAAGGTTAGTCTGTTATAAATGCCAGTTTAACAGTCGAGAGTGAAATTATTTGACAGTCGAGTCAGAAATGACTAAATGTAATTCACTTCATTCCCAGAGTTGCAGGCCAGAGTGGACAACCTCCTCAGTGAAATTGATGGCAGCGGCGACGGAAACACAAAACTCTGTGAGTTTGAAATAACTGAGAGAAGTTCTTTACAGTCTTCTTACAGTATCCCTGGGAGTATATTACATTTTTGCTCTCTCCATTGTTTTGCGCTTCAGTGCTGAAAATTGTGACACTGCAGAATCAGgtgaagcagctgcagaggCAGTTGTCAGACCTCCAGACGGTAAAATCCAATCAGGTAACCCGTAAGTATCTCCAACTACATTTTACAAATACCCCCCTCTCTACAACCGACATACTATTCACAGTCAGATGATTTACAGCTGGATGCACTTATCTATCGAGtacaacagcagacagagaaagtgaagtCGAATCTGGATTTTCTACACAGAAGCGATTAAACTCTTGcattttgtaactttctgaTTTGTCTCAGAGCTCAGAAATGAACTTACAACTAAGGAGGAGGAACTGCAGGCATATGTCAATGAGCTCAATGAGAAGAATCAGACAAACGCCAGGTTGAGTAAGTAAAGAGGGAACACGGTGTCTACATTTTTATCAAGAAATACAGCAGTTTAAAATTCATTTCTATATAATTTGATTTCGGTGTTCCTCAGTTCTGACAGTCACCGATCTGCACAACCAACTCAGAAACCTacaagaagaaaagcaaaatcagGGCACAAAACCCTCTGCTACAATTACTAGTGAGTGTCTTATTTGTTGAAAACGTGTATTAGCTGTAACTTCTTCTGAGGCTGAAGCATACACTACTTTTTCTAGACCTAAGAGAACAACTGAGGATAAAAGTGGAGCAGCACCTTCATGATCAGTATGAGATCAGAGGTCAGTTCAGTCCTGACATGCAAGTTTTCTGCAACAAGAAGTAAAAACGACagttaatttgaatttgaatatgttttttttgtactagcTCTGGAGAATAAACTGAATGAGACGGAGGCATGGTGTTCTAGCTTTGAGCAGAAAATTAAAGGTGAGCGTCATCTGCATTGACTTGTTACTCACCGTCCCTACTGGCCAACAGTGTCGGAAAAATTGTGAACATCCTTTTGACTTCATTGCGGGAAATTGGTTATTGTCTATTTTAAAGTAATTGCTAATGTATTAGTGACCCCATTTCTTTTTAGCTATGTTTTCCCGAGTACATAAAATCGTCTAGCCTGTAGATGTGTACCAAGTTTTCTTTAATATTGCATTAAGCAACTCTAGAGCCTACattctccagctccagctgtgAAGACTGGAGGGAAAAGCACCAAGAATACTACTCACAAGTGtctctttgttggtttttttgttggtttaattGTCCGCAGGATTActtaaaaagtactgaaccaattaTCACCAAACTTGGTTGAAGGAAGGGGAATGGACCAGGGAAgagcagatccagatcatttactagaattaaaatttttttctctgaagtctggtgtatgctGTTTGACACTGACCTTGGCGGAAGTCTGCGCTACACTGAGTGCCATCATAGTTGATAAATTAGATGCTTAATGACTAACTAGAAGGAGTTGAGACGTTTCAAGTCATtctttgtaatgtttttgttgttccaAAGTGTCATTTCATCAGCACTGTGGAAATTAATTACCCACTGAAATTTTGACAGATTTAGAAAAAGCTCAATCTCTCAAATAGTTTAACAAACGGGGTCAGTTTGGAGGGCAACCCTGGCGAGACCTTCAGACAAAAAATCTTGCTGAGCAGATATGAACTGCTGAAGCTACAGTCACGGGAtcaagaaataaa encodes:
- the si:ch211-14a17.10 gene encoding interaptin, with protein sequence MAGGSNFIWIPLLLTCIVQASDNKHVKNFPPEVTPLIRHTGNSEMDQIFRQIPIRIPEGTDPRNINVTLITVKTCTDMKEHLKLLNSQLQLTTLRNTQLDGEAFGLTREVRQLKLQLATCSSTASAVTGSYKTHLHNKMNQLLDSFDSDTSLILKIIALTREVKILKKKIMLSANSTETTEIGVLQNKLQEKINELNGKTRQIGGSNPNAALILQIASLQNDIWDLEQEESSGGDANLQQRIVALQEALDRKIGELREKEDANSAVLELISLHSKTAATQRLISVHIAKSRTNDADYQRQMRRSIELLKKKIVQLNRDENNAELTKEILILQTEVEHFRQLLLNTRKITDVRIKELRVVLEEEKKKLEILQKELEETEYAQSQLIIKILIIMKDMRELQNDEQEQTPTSQATTLQALLQTKEREYAKAQADIQELQRKLNLKSEQCSGLEERYTNVKAELDVKIAELNRTGESKPALILTVITLYDEQNTLRDLISTTKDPDIIPQLQRQLEEKEDEINSKTADLERVIANPKLILEIIELQNEIWDLQKKATNGNTSNRVKELQARVDNLLSEIDGSGDGNTKLLLKIVTLQNQVKQLQRQLSDLQTVKSNQLTQLRNELTTKEEELQAYVNELNEKNQTNARLILTVTDLHNQLRNLEEERRNDNTTSSLTMTQLRDQLRAKKMEHSRDKAEINTLKSQLHGKEMENGIARAQLRELQRKLKLKSEQCSGLEERYTNVKAELDVKIAELNRTGESKPALILTVITLYDEQNTLRDLISTTKDPDIIPQLQRQLEEKEDEINSKTADLERVIANPEQVLKVIELQNEIWDLQKKATNGNTSNRVKELQARVDNLLSEIDGSGDGNTKLLLKIVTLQNQVKQLQRQLSDLQTVKSNQVTQLRNELTTKEEELQAYVNELNEKNQTNARLILTVTDLHNQLRNLQEEKQNQGTKPSATITNLREQLRIKVEQHLHDQYEIRALENKLNETEAWCSSFEQKIKGLQNDLDEKIKKLQAKSESVTSLALQVSTLTLQQEELKRQLQNTESKARINELQKQIDQNNKELAKKTEELKSRSAQPQRLLQIIAIQTEIEKIVNVAANETDYIKVRVLQEHLNNLIEGIQDEEDENTKLVFKILTQQDEITRLKKQEESQTKALLKKIKELEDELKIIRKQIEEKTQVLYSSDVRVTNLSSQIMVLHQKIKPLEEEISYLRETHDENLADLQRRLNLTKRQLKDSELRLQQADTKNFDLIMEIADLTAQLKKTQRKASKATDKNINELEQQVQTQQRENRKLEHTNQDLKHEVKELKECCNDANTHCEDLRRQLQESQEDADRLHQQNNKLLDDYKNLEKEKAKLEDTVLDLQNKINDVEDRTIQTNKITFDPDTAHPRLALSADNTEMSTSEELQNVQDHPDRYDVVLAALGKTGFSTGRHYWEVSVAGKLCYHLGMASESAPRRGQITFSTTNGFWTIVRSKQGQYRAADRRTVTIPVKTHPLTLGIMLDYKKGQISFYDAGARHHMYSFVGQRFTDKIYPFVNFCVEDSESHTPIVLLTPGSVDWIK